The Anoplopoma fimbria isolate UVic2021 breed Golden Eagle Sablefish chromosome 20, Afim_UVic_2022, whole genome shotgun sequence genome includes a window with the following:
- the wu:fe05a04 gene encoding zinc finger protein 236, producing the protein MSIEYTIDIQLTELGFPDILQSSFRETPYRSTSRDDSSSPSHSPSSLSTTHMQRLLVRGQQSVAGKEAGAAKQTSHVERTTVGSAAPLSDSCAAQNPVQGFQDEHAVKGMGALDSSVTDITSGPEAADLPRLVTEQDGKGKKGVDGAREESTEMQDVEEDSDDSEVSNVYEEEEVEEEDDDDDDDEEEEEGLNDESSHSGDFRCSICNLQLPSKFKLQDHMNLHTGARPYCCAECGKRFCQIYNYRVHLRTHAEIRVDLHQCRVCLSNFTTKEGLKFHLSRTHFENEFYECDRCKRVFTSLKVCENHVQFQKCKLDSVCEICGRNFASPKSLARHRKVTCYRNFKCTDCTKTFTKKNALLKHSFSHLGLLPYTCVRCRCHFRLAKLYRKHKCEPERIHCVACLREFLSQEDFQQHKKDTGCWGNQEPKGDEIRCLECGERFGTSEELKKHAGAHQRVLKCAECGKGFRSALLLMSHMGGHAGNSPCLCQSCGQGFPHQQNYDSHLKTCGQTPQPASAPKKRQASKSSSSSSIPTNTAAVPAAVLNNPAAPVKDSHGPGLVTGGLSTGSAQSDGLWKLTLNEQPPPGVKLVVFLPVCKTETDSLTPTSAILPTLPAKQGPPNNAAPPVSNEHLGGNDALGTMRNGPLNLVTRIKQDPEWEAPLDLSNKFNSSKSTLSNIPVVPIKNEPGEFEISGGAKSTEKQEFKNIYRKVGLETNLGETDTNTEVKQFKVETTGLSSFNVDTTSSRLIVDIKKEPQSPGPDLDLWSARSCKLTEKEVKMDVDIAEEN; encoded by the exons ATGTCCATTGAATACACCATCGATATCCAGCTGACTGAGTTGGGATTTCCTGACATCCTCCAGAGCTCATTCAGAGAGACTCCCTATCGCTCCACATCACGTGATGACTCCTCCTCACCCAGTCACAGTCCCAGTTCACTGTcaaccacacacatgcaaagactACTGGTCCGAGGCCAGCAGTCAGTTGCTGGTAAAGAAGCAGGTGCAGCAAAACAGACCTCACATGTTGAACGAACCACAGTGGgttctgcagctcctctgtcAGACAGTTGTGCTGCACAAAATCCTGTACAAGGTTTTCAAGATGAGCATGCTGTCAAAGGCATGGGGGCTCTTGATTCATCAGTGACTGATATCACTTCTGGGCCAGAAGCCGCAGACCTTCCACGGCTAGTAACTGAACAGGATGGCAAAGGCAAGAAAGGTGTCGATGGTGCACGAGAGGAGTCCACAGAGATGCAGGACGTGGAGGAGGACTCCGATGACAGTGAGGTGTCAAACGTGTATGAGGAAGAAGAGGTcgaagaagaggatgatgatgatgatgatgatgaggaggaggaggagggactaAACGATG AGTCGAGTCATTCAGGCGACTTCCGCTGCAGTATCTGTAATCTGCAGCTGCCCTCTAAATTCAAGCTCCAGGACCACATGAACCTGCACACCGGAGCGCGCCCTTACTGCTGCGCTGAATGTGGAAAGCGTTTTTGCCAGATTTACAACTACCGTGTCCACCTGCGCACGCACGCCGAGATCAGAGTGGATCTTCATCAGTGCCGCGTATGTCTGAGTAATTTTACCACAAAGGAAGGTTTGAAATTCCACCTGTCCAGAACTCACTTTGAGAACGAGTTTTACGAGTGTGATCGGTGCAAACGTGTTTTCACTTCCCTGAAGGTATGTGAAAACCATGTGCAGTTCCAAAAATGCAAGCTGGATTCCGTTTGTGAGATATGCGGCCGCAATTTCGCCTCTCCAAAATCTCTGGCGCGCCACCGTAAGGTGACGTGCTATCGCAATTTCAAATGCACAGACTGCACAAAGACCTTTACTAAGAAGAATGCTCTCCTGAAACACAGCTTCTCCCATCTGGGCCTGCTGCCTTACACCTGTGTACGCTGCCGCTGCCACTTCCGCCTGGCAAAGCTGTATCGCAAACACAAGTGTGAACCAGAACGCATTCACTGTGTGGCGTGTCTGAGAGAGTTTCTCAGTCAGGAAGACTTCCAGCAGCACAAAAAGGACACAGGCTGCTGGGGCAATCAGGAGCCCAAAGGGGATGAGATCAGATGTTTGGAGTGTGGAGAGAGATTTGGCACTTCTGAAGAGCTAAAGAAACACGCCGGGGCTCACCAGAGGGTCCTGAAATGTGCTGAATGTGGGAAGGGTTTCCGGTCGGCCTTGCTGTTAATGTCCCACATGGGGGGTCATGCCGGCAACTCGCCCTGCCTTTGTCAGAGCTGTGGACAGGGCTTTCCCCACCAGCAGAACTATGACAGCCACCTAAAGACCTGTGGACAAACACCACAGCCTGCG AGTGCTCCCAAGAAACGCCAGGCCTCGAAgagctcctcctcatcatcGATTCCAACAAATACAGCCGCTGtgcctgctgctgttttaaacAACCCTGCTGCACCAGTGAAGGACTCTCATGGTCCAGGACTTGTGACGGGGGGGCTGTCTACTGGCTCTGCTCAATCAGATGGATTATGGAAGCTAACCCTCAACGAACAGCCGCCACCGGGTGTCAAACTTGTTGTGTTTCTTCCTGTctgtaaaactgaaactgaCAGCCTGACGCCCACATCTGCCATCCTTCCGACGCTTCCAGCTAAGCAGGGCCCGCCAAACAACGCTGCGCCTCCTGTTTCAAATGAGCACCTTGGAGGGAATGATGCTCTTGGAACGATGCGAAATGGCCCCCTGAATTTGGTAACACGGATCAAACAGGATCCAGAGTGGGAAGCACCTCTGGATTTGTCTAATAAGTTTAACTCATCCAAGTCAACTCTCAGCAACATTCCTGTTGTTCCTATTAAAAATGAGCCAGGAGAATTTGAGATCTCAGGAGGGGCTAAAAGCACTGAAAAACAAGAATTTAAAAACATCTATAGAAAAGTGGGGCTTGAAACAAATCTTGGAGAGACAGATACAAATACTGAAGTAAAGCAATTTAAAGTGGAAACCACAGGTCTCTCCAGTTTTAATGTTGATACAACATCCTCTAGACTGATTGTAGATATAAAGAAAGAGCCTCAGTCTCCTGGTCCTGATCTTGATCTGTGGTCAGCCAGATCTTGCAAGCTGACAGAGAAAGAAGTTAAGATGGATGTTGACATTGCTGAAGAAaattaa